A stretch of Maniola hyperantus chromosome 15, iAphHyp1.2, whole genome shotgun sequence DNA encodes these proteins:
- the LOC138403317 gene encoding uncharacterized protein, with product MLGLRTPVKTPRQSLDAAKAPLHTSKELVEPGQTPEVGAVVSDPSLPPSKDDPTNSSQPSTQDKTPQGEGPAPRRIGAPLDQTFQKLGSPEPETTKLKGRAAEAKACLMKAKLQLNNSRNLKAEIKTEVIWAIEKLYRLVKESEAAGLRLTQTTGNDHNKPKELPKVTQQSASAKIAANTKGDAAELTRALEEHKKLVQENTAQMKLLKVHLDKNASVARAAPLPHANDALVVEVRSELQQQKEVASATRDDLGALKDQVSHLSKNIQERIAVTYANVAAGAPRKRGLELPQSFHSMVVSSVDAHDKSEDIIDKIRTAVNAKTSGVRVDRLRKAKDQKVVLGCQSREELARVVEKLKTGSPTLLTQEVENRDPLVVLLNVLSINTDEDILGALKRQNGNVLGTIPDDEYRASVRYRRRARNPLENHVVLQVSPQVWQQVTAVGKVHIDLQRVVAKDQSPLVTCSRCLGYGHGRRTCEASVDTCSHCTGPHLRSECPAWKAGDRPTCCNCQSSRLDRTDHNSFDNSCPIRKKWDALARAKVAYC from the coding sequence ATGCTGGGTCTCCGGACACCCGTAAAAACGCCAAGGCAGAGCCTAGACGCTGCAAAGGCGCCTCTTCACACAAGTAAGGAACTGGTCGAGCCCGGCCAGACACCGGAAGtgggtgcagtggtaagcgaccCCAGCCTGCCTCCCTCAAAGGACGATCCAACGAACTCCTCTCAGCCAAGCACGCAGGACAAAACACCGCAAGGTGAAGGGCCAGCGCCTCGGAGGATCGGCGCACCTCTGGACCAGACATTCCAAAAGCTCGGTTCCCCCGAGCCAGAAACAACAAAGCTAAAGGGAAGGGCTGCGGAGGCAAAAGCGTGTCTTATGAAAGCAAAACTCCAGCTAAATAATTCCCGCAACCTAAAGGCGGAAATAAAGACCGAGGTGATCTGGGCAATTGAAAAGTTGTACCGCCTGGTGAAAGAATCTGAGGCGGCTGGACTCCGACTCACCCAAACGACCGGAAACGACCACAATAAACCCAAGGAGCTACCAAAAGTGACACAACAGAGTGCAAGTGCGAAAATCGCAGCGAACACGAAGGGTGACGCAGCCGAGCTGACTCGGGCGCTGGAAGAGCACAAAAAACTCGTCCAGGAGAACACAGCACAAATGAAGCTGTTAAAGGTTCACCTGGACAAGAACGCCTCTGTCGCCCGTGCAGCTCCTCTGCCCCACGCAAATGACGCTCTGGTCGTGGAGGTCAGATCCGAACTGCAACAGCAGAAGGAGGTGGCGTCCGCGACCAGGGACGACCTGGGAGCCCTAAAAGACCAAGTGTCGCACCTCAGCAAAAACATCCAAGAGAGGATAGCCGTCACATACGCAAATGTGGCAGCCGGCGCCCCAAGGAAACGCGGTCTGGAGCTGCCTCAATCTTTCCACTCGATGGTGGTGTCTTCGGTCGACGCTCACGACAAAAGCGAAGACATAATTGACAAAATAAGAACTGCCGTGAACGCGAAGACATCCGGCGTGCGAGTGGACAGGTTGAGAAAAGCCAAAGATCAAAAGGTAgtgctgggctgccagtcgcgagaagAGCTCGCTAGAGTAGTAGAGAAATTGAAGACTGGCAGCCCAACACTCCTGACGCAGGAGGTGGAAAATAGGGATCCGCTTGTAGTCCTGCTAAACGTCCTTAGCATCAATACCGACGAGGACATATTGGGTGCCCTAAAGCGGCAAAACGGGAACGTGCTGGGGACGATACCGGACGATGAATATAGGGCAAGCGTGAGGTACCGAAGAAGAGCCAGGAATCCGCTCGAGAATCATGTGGTTTTGCAGGTGTCGCCGCAAGTATGGCAGCAAGTCACAGCCGTGGGAAAGGTCCACATAGATCTGCAGCGGGTGGTGGCTAAAGATCAGTCCCCACTGGTTACCTGCTCCAGGTGTCTGGGCTACGGGCACGGTCGTAGGACCTGCGAGGCGTCCGTAGACACCTGCAGCCACTGCACGGGTCCGCACCTGCGTAGTGAGTGCCCGGCGTGGAAGGCTGGAGATCGACCCACGTGTTGCAACTGCCAGAGCAGCCGACTAGATCGGACAGATCACAATAGTTTTGACAATAGCTGTCCGATAAGGAAGAAATGGGACGCTCTGGCAAGGGCGAAGGTGGCCTATTGCTAA